The Camelina sativa cultivar DH55 chromosome 16, Cs, whole genome shotgun sequence sequence CAAGATcaaacccattaaaaaaaaaactaaataaaccaaagataaaaaggctagaaaatataaagacaatttttgtttaatatccATTTTGCTTGGTGGTTGAGTCATGATCAGGctcatatatatcatatcatcATCAAGCTCTAAAACACCCAACAAGATGATTGTGGctatgatgatgacgatgatcaTCATGATGATTACTATGATAATCAACCGATCTCTCTCTGTCGATCATGTCTTGAACATATCGAAAAACATCCACATGGCAAGGGATTGTGATGGTACCTTTCTGCTCGAATCCATACTCTTCCTCTGCTTCCCTTAAGAGTTGCATGAACAATGGatggttaaaataaaaaacaggaaCAACAAATCTttgtttctcctcttcttttgaTCCCACTTTGATTGCTAAACAACCTTTTGGAACATCTTTGATCCCTTGTTTGCTGTTGCTTCTCACGTTATTTGAACGATTTGAATGGAAGCTTTTGAGGGTTTTTTCTCCGGAACCCATAACTTAGAAGAGGAGCAAAagcgaaaagaaaaaaatgtaaaaaaaaagttccgaGAAGATTTGGTTTaggaaacagaggagaaagGCCAAGGGTCTACTAGTGGAGGTGGAGAGAATTTAAGAAGCCTTataaagtttttcattttttattttttttttctcataacgGAGATGacaaaatttagatttaatgAGCGATGCTAACTGAAATAAAAAAGGTCaaaagagattttgttttttttttggtaaagagaAATCGGAATATTAAAATACATACCTTCCTTGCCACATATTTTGGTTACAGAATCTTTATAGAGAACTTCAGTATTCATTTTTGGTAGATCAATTCATTAAgttgaccaaaagaaaatattgaatttattaattaatactagtaaaatactaataaaattattcaCAAAACTAGTAATGTCATTATAAATTAGATTTTCTCCATTAGTATGGGTCAGtttatagatatagatataatttaaaactaataagtttgttgtttttttggacTGCGGTATGGGTCAGTTTTACATTTTGAATATGCAAAGCTTATATAACACAACGACTTGGTCTTGATAAAAGAATTCAGTGATTCTGAAGAACTCTGTATGGTACATCATACATGAAGGCCCCTAGTTATGAGATAGCACGTACGACACAGTACATTTCCTAGGACAAACAATAATTCGCTTACTTGTTGACAGTGTGGCTTGTTGAGTCCTTAGGCCTCTTTCTAATACATcgagttgaccaaaaaaaagaagaagaaacaagtaaAACCAATTGAATGTTGAAGACTTGCAGAAACAACATGTGTACACTAAGGGTCGTGGCACTGGCACCAACAGTTCATGAGTTCAAATACATATTCAGTTGATCTTGCGTTACGGAGTCCTACACCATTTGAAAATTAAGCTTTTTTCCATGGGGATGTATATTGCTAATACACTACATAAATACAGAACAACATTTTTTGGTGAAGAATTAGTACTGTATAGTATTAAAGACAGAAaaactaaacaataaatatgtacggaacataagaacaaaaaacataattttcataaaacgtagtaaaag is a genomic window containing:
- the LOC104749128 gene encoding auxin-responsive protein SAUR32-like — encoded protein: MGSGEKTLKSFHSNRSNNVRSNSKQGIKDVPKGCLAIKVGSKEEEKQRFVVPVFYFNHPLFMQLLREAEEEYGFEQKGTITIPCHVDVFRYVQDMIDRERSVDYHSNHHDDHRHHHSHNHLVGCFRA